From Nicotiana tabacum cultivar K326 chromosome 22, ASM71507v2, whole genome shotgun sequence, one genomic window encodes:
- the LOC107814755 gene encoding vacuolar protein-sorting-associated protein 11 homolog — translation MYQWRKFEFFEEKFSGKVADDITGKIQCCSSGKGRIVLGCDDGSASLLDRGLKFNYGFQAHSSSVLFLQQLKQRNFLVTVGEDEQISPQSSAVCLKIFDLDKMEPEGTSTSSPDCIQILRIFTNQFPEAKITSFLVLEEAPPLLLIAIGLDNGSIYCIQGDIARERIKRFKLQVDNHSDKSQSSITGLGFRVDGQMLQLFAVTPNSVNLFNMHTQSPTRQTLDQIGSSVTSVAMTDRSEFIIGRPEAVYFYEVDGRGPCWAFEGEKKFLGWFRGYLLCVFADQRTGNNTFNIYDLKNRLIAHSMVVKEVSQMLCEWGNIILILEDKSTLCIGEKDMESKLDMLFKKNLYTVAINLVQSQQADAAATAEVLRKYGDHLYSKQDFDEAMAQYIHTIGHLEPSYVIQKFLDAQRIHNLTNYLEKLHEKGLASKDHTTLLLNCYTKLKDVEKLNEFIKSEDGVGEQKFDVETAIRVCRAANYHEHAMSVAKKAGRHEWYLKILLEDLGRYEEALKYISSLELSQAGVTVKEYGKILIEHKPAETVEILMRLCTEESELPKKGASSSAFISMLPSPIDFLNIFVHYPQALLEFLEKYTSKVKDSSAQVEIHNTLLELYFSHDLDFPSISQSNIDESGNDLAHKPLKAVSDGRAIPDKNDLNDEKGRQERRQKGLALLKSAWPSEVEQPLYDVDLAIILCEMNAFKEGLLFLYEKMKLYKEVIACYMQVHDHEGLIACCKRLGDLGKGGDSSLWADLLKYFGELGEDCSKEVKEVLTYIERDDILPPIVVLQTLAKNPCLTLSVIKDYIARKLERESQLIDEDRRSIEKYQEESSTMRKEIQDLRTNARIFQLSKCTTCTFTLDLPAVHFMCMHSFHQRCLGDNEKECPECAPEYRAVLETKRSLEQSSKNPDQFFQLVKSSKDGFSVIADYFGKGIISKTSNGHAEALRSGSASSGNDF, via the exons ATGTATCAGTGGAGGAAGTTTGAATTCTTTGAGGAGAAGTTTAGTGGGAAAGTAGCAGATGATATAACGGGAAAGATCCAATGTTGTTCCAGCGGTAAAGGAAGGATTGTATTGGGCTGTGATGACGGCTCCGCTTCCTTATTGGATCGAGGATTGAAGTTCAATTATGGTTTCCAAGCTCATTCTTCCTCTGTCCTCTTCCTTCAACAGCTCAAG CAAAGGAACTTCTTAGTGACCGTTGGAGAAGATGAGCAAATATCTCCCCAGTCCTCAGCTGTTTGTCTTAAAATTTTTGATCTTGACAAGATGGAGCCCGAGGGAACAAGTACATCAAGTCCAGATTGTATTCAAATACTGCGTATATTTACCAACCAGTTCCCTGAAGCAAAG ATTACGTCATTTTTAGTTCTGGAGGAGGCTCCACCATTATTACTCATAGCTATAGGGCTGGACAATGGTTCCATCTATTGCATTCAAGGAGACATCGCCCGTGAACGCATCAAGCGCTTTAAGCTTCAGGTGGATAATCATTCAGACAAAAGTCAATCCTCCATTACAGGTCTTGGTTTCAGAGTGGATGGTCAGATGCTTCAGCTGTTTGCTGTTACTCCAAATTCGGTAAACCTGTTCAACATGCATACTCAATCACCTACCCGGCAGACTCTTGATCAGATTGGATCCAGTGTAACTAGTGTTGCAATGACTGATCGATCG GAATTCATTATTGGTCGGCCTGAGGCGGTATATTTCTATGAAGTGGATGGCCGTGGTCCTTGTTGGGCCTTTGAAGGAGAGAAGAAATTCCTTGGGTGGTTTCGCGGATACCTTCTGTGTGTTTTTGCAGATCAAAGAACTGGAAACAatactttcaatatttatgatctGAAGAACCGGTTAATTGCCCACAGTATGGTGGTTAAAGAAGTTTCTCAGATGCTTTGTGAATGGGGTAACATAATACTTATTTTGGAGGACAAATCAACTTTATGTATTGGGGAGAAAGATATGGAGAGCAAATTGGATATGCTTTTCAAGAAAAACCTTTATACAGTTGCTATAAATCTAGTCCAAAGCCAGCAAGCTGATGCCGCTGCAACTGCTGAAGTGCTTAGGAAATATGGCGATCACTTGTACAGTAAACAAGACTTTGATGAGGCTATGGCTCAGTATATACACACCATTGGGCATCTAGAACCTTCGTATGTCATACAAAAATTTTTGGATGCCCAAAGAATCCACAATCTCACCAATTACTTGGAAAAATTGCATGAGAAGGGGCTTGCCTCAAAAGATCATACCACTCTTTTATTAAATTGTTACACCAAATTGAAAGATGTTGAGAAGCTTAATGAGTTCATCAAAAGTGAGGATGGGGTTGGGGAACAAAAGTTTGACGTTGAAACTGCAATAAGGGTATGCAGAGCTGCCAATTATCATGAGCATGCCATGTCTGTTGCTAAGAAAGCTGGGAGGCATGAATGGTACCTTAAAATTTTGCTTGAAGATCTAGGTAGATATGAAGAAGCTTTAAAATATATCAGCAGCCTTGAGTTGAGTCAAGCTGGGGTGACAGTGAAAGAGTATGGCAAAATTCTTATTGAGCATAAGCCAGCTGAAACAGTTGAAATACTTATGAGGCTTTGCACAGAGGAATCGGAACTGCCCAAGAAGGGAGCATCAAGTAGTGCATTTATCTCCATGTTGCCTTCTCCTATTGATTTTCTCAACATTTTTGTCCATTACCCACAGGCACTTCTGGAGTTCCTTGAAAAATATACCAGCAAAGTGAAGGATTCATCTGCTCAAGTGGAAATTCATAACACGCTCCTGGAATTATACTTCTCTCATGATCTGGATTTCCCGTCAATTTCACAATCTAACATTGATGAAAGTGGAAATGATTTAGCACACAAACCATTAAAAGCAGTATCCGATGGGAGGGCGATACCAGACAAGAACGACTTAAATGATGAGAAAGGTCGTCAAGAGCGACGTCAGAAGGGGCTGGCCTTGCTTAAGAGTGCATGGCCTTCTGAAGTAGAACAACCACTATACGATGTTGATCTTGCCATAATTTTATGCGAGATGAATGCCTTTAAAGAAGGACTGCTGTTTCTTTATGAGAAGATGAAACTTTACAAAGAAGTTATTGCATGCTACATGCAGGTACATGATCATGAAGGTTTGATAGCATGCTGCAAGAGATTGGGTGATTTGGGTAAGGGGGGTGATTCTTCTCTTTGGGCAGATTTGTTGAAGTATTTTGGTGAACTTGGAGAAGACTGCTCAAAAGAAGTCAAAGAAGTATTGACTTACATTGAGAGGGATGATATCTTGCCTCCCATTGTTGTTCTTCAGACACTTGCCAAAAATCCGTGCCTCACTCTCTCTGTTATCAAAGATTACATAGCTCGAAAGTTAGAACGGGAGTCTCAGCTGATTGACGAAGACCGCAGATCTATAGAGAAGTATCAG GAAGAATCATCAACAATGAGAAAAGAGATCCAGGATCTAAGAACAAATGCTAGAATTTTTCAGCTTAGCAAGTGTACTACTTGCACGTTCACACTCGACCTTCCTGCTGTACACTTCATGTGTATGCACTCATTTCATCAGCGCTGCCTTGGCGACAATGAGAAAGAATGCCCCGAGTGTGCTCCCGAGTACAGAGCTGTTCTGGAAACAAAGAGAAGCTTGGAGCAAAGTTCCAAAAACCCAGATCAGTTCTTCCAACTGGTTAAGAGCTCTAAGGATGGATTTTCCGTAATTGCTGATTATTTTGGCAAGGGGATTATCAGCAAAACTAGCAACGGGCATGCTGAAGCTCTTAGATCAGGCAGCGCTTCTTCCGGCAATGATTTCTAG
- the LOC107814753 gene encoding disease resistance protein Roq1 isoform X2, whose protein sequence is MDSQKELNKKWEYDAFLSFRGEDTRNNFVAHLHKRLEERGVNVFKDDEKLERGRPISAELLKAIEESRVAIIIFSKNYASSVWCLEELTKLMECVEKKGQEAIPIFYNVDPSDVRMQRSKSSFAKAMAKHKANFEGNDLEKVQRWTDALQKAANIAGWDLGKCANGNEPECIDRIVHEKFQNVHHTVSATEKYLVGVESRTGGVESMLKVGSGGVYFVGIWGMGGVGKTTVARKIFDNISNQFQGSCFLANVREESKKHGIKHLQKTLLSRILNEKSLKVASFYEGADMLKGKFCLRKVLIVFDDVDDNHQLEYLVGKHDWFGDGSRIVTTTRNADLLRCHDELYSVPELAKCEALELFSWHAFQKRTPDKEFLKLSKSVVDYAKGLPLALTVLGSFLYKRGITEWGSALDRLKDTGYEEIVKQLSLSVDGLSYEDKNIFLDIACFFRGKRRDFVITILNSFGFKSEIGIDVLTKKSLLYISEGMVEMHDLIEQMGQQLARDVDQDKPWNHSRIWHENDIETVFSANRWTESVKGIMVPIGSDRHICKWSKAFRNMPCLRLLMVKGEEVRHYEQVSDTIEYLPSSLKWLDWSYYSFESLPTNFQPRNLVGLNMTFSSLVEICKEPKAFVKLTILNLSFSENLLRTPNFSEIPNLQRIILKSCLSLKDVHPSIGNLKKLVSLNMKNCKNLKFLPSSIQMESLECLNLSGCEKLDTLPEIRGNMELLSELLLGRTAIRELPSSIGRLFGISLLDLHSCENLVRLPASVSEMRKLKVLILKGCLKLATFPESLGDLEELEELYAGNTAVWRLPDSMENLSKLKILSLKGRREMKCQSATGLIFPCAFHGLRALKSLDLSGCNLSGDEINGLTCLTSLLELNLSRNKFISLPDGISQLYQLRYLNITHCHELKKLPKLPPSIKELYAEDFLAKQIILAMSVYRGLCLASFTNYSFDQQPYTEKSDDNSVLDEILSLFLSDSMDDKMTYCIIFPERAIPTWFKHQSTEEKILLKLPEDWYDDRFEGFAICCVTCMGAGVHDPDSGLSGKYDYTFIKAKLICNNHMEELEVLEKECKVSTTSRTYSWCVCFAYIPLYSLLQTSGTQVLNFNQYGLFEASIQRHITRQWGVHLIYKSERQFFESRTEKGLLAQKLSLVKPIRVKTRIVRLELPK, encoded by the exons ATGGATTCCCAAAAGGAATTGAACAAAAAATGGGAATATGATGCCTTCTTGAGCTTTAGAGGTGAAGATACCCGCAACAACTTTGTGGCCCATCTCCACAAACGTTTGGAAGAGAGAGGAGTCAACGTATTCAAAGACGATGAGAAACTTGAAAGAGGAAGACCCATTTCAGCTGAACTATTGAAAGCCATTGAAGAATCAAGAGTTGCCATAATCATATTCTCCAAAAATTATGCTTCATCGGTATGGTGTTTGGAGGAACTCACCAAACTTATGGAGTGTGTTGAAAAGAAGGGACAGGAAGCTATCCCTATATTCTACAATGTTGACCCATCAGATGTACGCATGCAAAGATCCAAAAGTAGTTTCGCAAAAGCGATGGCCAAACACAAGGCTAATTTCGAGGGTAATGATTTGGAGAAGGTGCAGAGGTGGACTGACGCTCTCCAAAAAGCAGCCAATATAGCAGGATGGGATCTTGGTAAATGTGCTAACGG GAATGAGCCAGAATGCATTGATCGGATTGTACACGAGAAATTTCAAAATGTGCACCACACAGTTTCAGCAACTGAGAAGTATTTAGTGGGAGTCGAATCTCGTACTGGTGGAGTGGAATCAATGTTGAAAGTTGGATCAGGAGGTGTTTATTTTGTGGGAATATGGGGAATGGGTGGCGTGGGGAAGACAACGGTCGCAAGAAAAATCTTTGACAATATTTCTAATCAGTTTCAAGGGTCTTGTTTTCTTGCAAATGTTAGAGAAGAATCAAAGAAGCATGGGATAAAACACTTGCAGAAGACACTTCTTTCAAGAATCTTAAATGAAAAATCTTTGAAGGTAGCAAGTTTTTATGAAGGAGCTGACATGTTAAAAGGAAAGTTTTGTCTCAGGAAGGTTTTAATTGTTTTTGATGATGTGGATGACAACCACCAGTTGGAGTATTTAGTTGGAAAGCATGATTGGTTTGGTGATGGCAGTAGAATTGTTACAACAACCCGAAATGCAGATTTACTTCGTTGCCACGACGAGTTATATTCTGTCCCTGAATTGGCGAAATGCGAGGCTCTTGAACTTTTTAGTTGGCATGCCTTTCAGAAGAGGACTCCAGATAAAGAGTTTTTAAAACTCTCTAAGTCTGTAGTAGATTATGCTAAAGGTTTACCCTTAGCTCTTACGGTATTGGGTTCTTTTCTCTACAAACGAGGCATAACTGAGTGGGGAAGCGCATTGGATAGACTCAAAGATACTGGATATGAAGAAATTGTTAAGCAGCTCAGCTTAAGTGTAGATGGATTGTCCTATGAAGACAAGAATATATTTCTTGATATTGCATGCTTCtttagaggaaaaaggagagattTTGTGATAACAATACTAAATAGTTTTGGCTTCAAATCAGAGATTGGAATAGATGTCCTTACAAAGAAATCACTTCTTTATATTTCAGAAGGAATGGTTGAGATGCATGATTTGATTGAACAAATGGGTCAGCAATTGGCACGTGATGTTGATCAGGACAAACCGTGGAACCATAGTAGAATATGGCATGAAAACGATATAGAAACTGTTTTTTCTGCAAATCGG TGGACAGAGTCAGTAAAAGGCATAATGGTACCAATTGGCTCAGACCGACATATATGCAAGTGGAGCAAAGCTTTCAGAAATATGCCTTGTCTTAGGTTACTCATGGTCAAAGGGGAGGAGGTCCGACATTATGAACAAGTTTCTGACACTATTGAATATCTCCCCAGTAGCTTGAAATGGCTTGATTGGTCTTACTACAGTTTTGAATCTTTACCAACAAATTTTCAACCAAGAAACCTGGTTGGGCTCAACATGACTTTTAGTTCTCTTGTTGAAATTTGCAAGGAACCAAAG GCATTTGTCAAGTTGACGATTCTCAATTTAAGTTTTTCAGAGAATTTACTCCGAACACCCAATTTTTCTGAGATTCCAAACCTGCAGAGGATAATACTGAAAAGTTGTTTAAGCTTGAAAGATGTTCATCCATCCATTGGCAATCTCAAAAAGCTTGTTTCTCTGAACATGAAGAACTGTAAAAATCTCAAGTTTTTACCAAGCAGTATTCAAATGGAATCTCTTGAATGCCTCAACCTCTCTGGTTGTGAGAAATTAGATACTCTTCCAGAAATTCGGGGGAATATGGAATTGCTATCAGAGCTTCTTTTGGGACGTACTGCAATTCGGGAACTACCCTCATCAATAGGACGGCTCTTTGGTATTAGTTTGCTTGATTTGCATTCATGTGAAAATCTTGTAAGACTCCCAGCCAGTGTTAGCGAGATGAGAAAACTGAAAGTTTTAATTCTTAAAGGCTGCTTAAAACTGGcaacttttccagaaagcctggGTGATCTAGAAGAATTGGAGGAGCTCTATGCTGGAAACACTGCCGTTTGGCGACTACCAGATTCTATGGAAAACTTAAGCAAACTTAAAATCCTATCATTAAAAGGTAGACGAGAGATGAAGTGTCAATCTGCTACAGGTTTGATATTCCCTTGTGCATTTCATGGTTTGAGGGCATTGAAAAGTTTGGATCTCAGTGGATGCAATTTATCTGGTGACGAGATTAATGGTCTTACGTGCTTGACTTCTCTATTGGAACTAAACCTTAGCAGAAACAAGTTTATTTCTCTACCTGATGGCATCAGTCAACTTTATCAACTTCGATATCTCAACATAACACACTGTCATGAACTTAAGAAACTTCCCAAACTTCCTCCAAGTATAAAGGAATTGTATGCAGAAGATTTTCTGGCCAAACAAATTATTCTAGCTATGTCGGTATACCGAGGGTTGTGTTTGGCCTCATTCACCAACTATAGTTTTGATCAACAACCATACACAGAGAAGAGCGATGATAACTCAGTGTTGGATGAGATTCTGAGCTTGTTTCTTTCAGACAGCATGGATGATAAGATGACTTATTGTATTATCTTTCCTGAACGTGCTATCCCCACATGGTTTAAACATCAGAGTACTGAGGAAAAGATCTTGCTTAAACTGCCTGAGGATTGGTATGATGATAGATTTGAGGGCTTTGCTATATGCTGTGTCACTTGCATGGGGGCAGGTGTCCACGATCCTGATTCAGGGCTATCAGGGAAGTACGACTATACTTTCATCAAAGCCAAATTGATATGCAATAATCATATGGAAGAGCTTGAAGTGCTGGAGAAAGAGTGTAAAGTCAGTACAACGTCTAGAACTTATAGCTGGTGTGTTTGCTTTGCCTACATACCATTGTATTCTTTGCTGCAGACTTCTGGCACACAAGTTCTAAACTTTAACCAGTATGGCCTATTCGAGGCATCTATCCAAAGGCACATTACGAGACAATGGGGAGTTCATTTGATTTACAAGTCTGAAAGACAATTTTTCGAGAGCAGAACTGAGAAAGGGTTGCTTGCCCAGAAGTTGAGTCTAGTCAAGCCAATTCGAGTCAAAACGAGAATTGTTCGATTAGAATTACCTAAATAG
- the LOC107814753 gene encoding disease resistance protein Roq1 isoform X1, with translation MDSQKELNKKWEYDAFLSFRGEDTRNNFVAHLHKRLEERGVNVFKDDEKLERGRPISAELLKAIEESRVAIIIFSKNYASSVWCLEELTKLMECVEKKGQEAIPIFYNVDPSDVRMQRSKSSFAKAMAKHKANFEGNDLEKVQRWTDALQKAANIAGWDLGKCANGNEPECIDRIVHEKFQNVHHTVSATEKYLVGVESRTGGVESMLKVGSGGVYFVGIWGMGGVGKTTVARKIFDNISNQFQGSCFLANVREESKKHGIKHLQKTLLSRILNEKSLKVASFYEGADMLKGKFCLRKVLIVFDDVDDNHQLEYLVGKHDWFGDGSRIVTTTRNADLLRCHDELYSVPELAKCEALELFSWHAFQKRTPDKEFLKLSKSVVDYAKGLPLALTVLGSFLYKRGITEWGSALDRLKDTGYEEIVKQLSLSVDGLSYEDKNIFLDIACFFRGKRRDFVITILNSFGFKSEIGIDVLTKKSLLYISEGMVEMHDLIEQMGQQLARDVDQDKPWNHSRIWHENDIETVFSANRWTESVKGIMVPIGSDRHICKWSKAFRNMPCLRLLMVKGEEVRHYEQVSDTIEYLPSSLKWLDWSYYSFESLPTNFQPRNLVGLNMTFSSLVEICKEPKQAFVKLTILNLSFSENLLRTPNFSEIPNLQRIILKSCLSLKDVHPSIGNLKKLVSLNMKNCKNLKFLPSSIQMESLECLNLSGCEKLDTLPEIRGNMELLSELLLGRTAIRELPSSIGRLFGISLLDLHSCENLVRLPASVSEMRKLKVLILKGCLKLATFPESLGDLEELEELYAGNTAVWRLPDSMENLSKLKILSLKGRREMKCQSATGLIFPCAFHGLRALKSLDLSGCNLSGDEINGLTCLTSLLELNLSRNKFISLPDGISQLYQLRYLNITHCHELKKLPKLPPSIKELYAEDFLAKQIILAMSVYRGLCLASFTNYSFDQQPYTEKSDDNSVLDEILSLFLSDSMDDKMTYCIIFPERAIPTWFKHQSTEEKILLKLPEDWYDDRFEGFAICCVTCMGAGVHDPDSGLSGKYDYTFIKAKLICNNHMEELEVLEKECKVSTTSRTYSWCVCFAYIPLYSLLQTSGTQVLNFNQYGLFEASIQRHITRQWGVHLIYKSERQFFESRTEKGLLAQKLSLVKPIRVKTRIVRLELPK, from the exons ATGGATTCCCAAAAGGAATTGAACAAAAAATGGGAATATGATGCCTTCTTGAGCTTTAGAGGTGAAGATACCCGCAACAACTTTGTGGCCCATCTCCACAAACGTTTGGAAGAGAGAGGAGTCAACGTATTCAAAGACGATGAGAAACTTGAAAGAGGAAGACCCATTTCAGCTGAACTATTGAAAGCCATTGAAGAATCAAGAGTTGCCATAATCATATTCTCCAAAAATTATGCTTCATCGGTATGGTGTTTGGAGGAACTCACCAAACTTATGGAGTGTGTTGAAAAGAAGGGACAGGAAGCTATCCCTATATTCTACAATGTTGACCCATCAGATGTACGCATGCAAAGATCCAAAAGTAGTTTCGCAAAAGCGATGGCCAAACACAAGGCTAATTTCGAGGGTAATGATTTGGAGAAGGTGCAGAGGTGGACTGACGCTCTCCAAAAAGCAGCCAATATAGCAGGATGGGATCTTGGTAAATGTGCTAACGG GAATGAGCCAGAATGCATTGATCGGATTGTACACGAGAAATTTCAAAATGTGCACCACACAGTTTCAGCAACTGAGAAGTATTTAGTGGGAGTCGAATCTCGTACTGGTGGAGTGGAATCAATGTTGAAAGTTGGATCAGGAGGTGTTTATTTTGTGGGAATATGGGGAATGGGTGGCGTGGGGAAGACAACGGTCGCAAGAAAAATCTTTGACAATATTTCTAATCAGTTTCAAGGGTCTTGTTTTCTTGCAAATGTTAGAGAAGAATCAAAGAAGCATGGGATAAAACACTTGCAGAAGACACTTCTTTCAAGAATCTTAAATGAAAAATCTTTGAAGGTAGCAAGTTTTTATGAAGGAGCTGACATGTTAAAAGGAAAGTTTTGTCTCAGGAAGGTTTTAATTGTTTTTGATGATGTGGATGACAACCACCAGTTGGAGTATTTAGTTGGAAAGCATGATTGGTTTGGTGATGGCAGTAGAATTGTTACAACAACCCGAAATGCAGATTTACTTCGTTGCCACGACGAGTTATATTCTGTCCCTGAATTGGCGAAATGCGAGGCTCTTGAACTTTTTAGTTGGCATGCCTTTCAGAAGAGGACTCCAGATAAAGAGTTTTTAAAACTCTCTAAGTCTGTAGTAGATTATGCTAAAGGTTTACCCTTAGCTCTTACGGTATTGGGTTCTTTTCTCTACAAACGAGGCATAACTGAGTGGGGAAGCGCATTGGATAGACTCAAAGATACTGGATATGAAGAAATTGTTAAGCAGCTCAGCTTAAGTGTAGATGGATTGTCCTATGAAGACAAGAATATATTTCTTGATATTGCATGCTTCtttagaggaaaaaggagagattTTGTGATAACAATACTAAATAGTTTTGGCTTCAAATCAGAGATTGGAATAGATGTCCTTACAAAGAAATCACTTCTTTATATTTCAGAAGGAATGGTTGAGATGCATGATTTGATTGAACAAATGGGTCAGCAATTGGCACGTGATGTTGATCAGGACAAACCGTGGAACCATAGTAGAATATGGCATGAAAACGATATAGAAACTGTTTTTTCTGCAAATCGG TGGACAGAGTCAGTAAAAGGCATAATGGTACCAATTGGCTCAGACCGACATATATGCAAGTGGAGCAAAGCTTTCAGAAATATGCCTTGTCTTAGGTTACTCATGGTCAAAGGGGAGGAGGTCCGACATTATGAACAAGTTTCTGACACTATTGAATATCTCCCCAGTAGCTTGAAATGGCTTGATTGGTCTTACTACAGTTTTGAATCTTTACCAACAAATTTTCAACCAAGAAACCTGGTTGGGCTCAACATGACTTTTAGTTCTCTTGTTGAAATTTGCAAGGAACCAAAG CAGGCATTTGTCAAGTTGACGATTCTCAATTTAAGTTTTTCAGAGAATTTACTCCGAACACCCAATTTTTCTGAGATTCCAAACCTGCAGAGGATAATACTGAAAAGTTGTTTAAGCTTGAAAGATGTTCATCCATCCATTGGCAATCTCAAAAAGCTTGTTTCTCTGAACATGAAGAACTGTAAAAATCTCAAGTTTTTACCAAGCAGTATTCAAATGGAATCTCTTGAATGCCTCAACCTCTCTGGTTGTGAGAAATTAGATACTCTTCCAGAAATTCGGGGGAATATGGAATTGCTATCAGAGCTTCTTTTGGGACGTACTGCAATTCGGGAACTACCCTCATCAATAGGACGGCTCTTTGGTATTAGTTTGCTTGATTTGCATTCATGTGAAAATCTTGTAAGACTCCCAGCCAGTGTTAGCGAGATGAGAAAACTGAAAGTTTTAATTCTTAAAGGCTGCTTAAAACTGGcaacttttccagaaagcctggGTGATCTAGAAGAATTGGAGGAGCTCTATGCTGGAAACACTGCCGTTTGGCGACTACCAGATTCTATGGAAAACTTAAGCAAACTTAAAATCCTATCATTAAAAGGTAGACGAGAGATGAAGTGTCAATCTGCTACAGGTTTGATATTCCCTTGTGCATTTCATGGTTTGAGGGCATTGAAAAGTTTGGATCTCAGTGGATGCAATTTATCTGGTGACGAGATTAATGGTCTTACGTGCTTGACTTCTCTATTGGAACTAAACCTTAGCAGAAACAAGTTTATTTCTCTACCTGATGGCATCAGTCAACTTTATCAACTTCGATATCTCAACATAACACACTGTCATGAACTTAAGAAACTTCCCAAACTTCCTCCAAGTATAAAGGAATTGTATGCAGAAGATTTTCTGGCCAAACAAATTATTCTAGCTATGTCGGTATACCGAGGGTTGTGTTTGGCCTCATTCACCAACTATAGTTTTGATCAACAACCATACACAGAGAAGAGCGATGATAACTCAGTGTTGGATGAGATTCTGAGCTTGTTTCTTTCAGACAGCATGGATGATAAGATGACTTATTGTATTATCTTTCCTGAACGTGCTATCCCCACATGGTTTAAACATCAGAGTACTGAGGAAAAGATCTTGCTTAAACTGCCTGAGGATTGGTATGATGATAGATTTGAGGGCTTTGCTATATGCTGTGTCACTTGCATGGGGGCAGGTGTCCACGATCCTGATTCAGGGCTATCAGGGAAGTACGACTATACTTTCATCAAAGCCAAATTGATATGCAATAATCATATGGAAGAGCTTGAAGTGCTGGAGAAAGAGTGTAAAGTCAGTACAACGTCTAGAACTTATAGCTGGTGTGTTTGCTTTGCCTACATACCATTGTATTCTTTGCTGCAGACTTCTGGCACACAAGTTCTAAACTTTAACCAGTATGGCCTATTCGAGGCATCTATCCAAAGGCACATTACGAGACAATGGGGAGTTCATTTGATTTACAAGTCTGAAAGACAATTTTTCGAGAGCAGAACTGAGAAAGGGTTGCTTGCCCAGAAGTTGAGTCTAGTCAAGCCAATTCGAGTCAAAACGAGAATTGTTCGATTAGAATTACCTAAATAG